The sequence CTTTATTGTCACCACAGGAAATTCAAAGTATCGATGTACTCAAGGATGCTGCATCTACAGCCATCTATGGTGCCAGAGGTGCGAATGGTGTGGTGATCATCACCACCAAAGGGGGGAAAGACATGCCGACCCGCGTAAATTATGATGGCTATATGGGGGTACGCAGTATTGTGAACGAACTACCGGTTTTATCGCCGTATGACTATGTAAAGTACCAGTATAAACTGTACAACTATCAAACCGACGATGATACCAAAAATGCTTTCAGGGATAAGTATGGTCGCTGGGAGGATCTTGAATTGTACAAACAGGTACCGGCTACTGACTGGCAGGATGAAGTATTTGGCCGCAATGCCACGAACAATACCCATGTGGTCACGGTAACAGGTGGTAGTAAAACTTCGTCTTTCAACCTCACGCTGAACAATACTTCCGAACAGGGTATCATGCTGGAATCCGGTTATCGCCGTACCATGGCAGCATTCCGTTTTGATCATACTGCCAGCAAACGTTTGAAGGTAGGCATCACTACCCGGTACAGCCGTCAGCGGGTAGATGGGGTAGGTACTTCAAATACGGGTTCGCAGGGTACTAACCGCCTGCGCAATGCCGTACGTTACAAGCCGTTCATCGCTCCCGGTGATGAAGATGTGGTGGATGTATTTGATCCTGAATATGCGAATCTTACGAACCTCACGAATCCTGTGTTACTTGCACACAATGAATTGAAATATGATTACCGTAATGATGCTAACCTGAATGGTTATCTGAATTTCACGATCCTGGATGGATTGACCTTCCGGAGTACGGTAGGTTTCACCAGTACAGGCACGCGTACCAATACTTACAATGGATATGTTACATCCGTTGCGCGTTCTAATGCAGATATGCCGGTAGTCACTATTGCTACAGGAGAAACGACGACCCTCACCAATTCAAATACGCTTAGTTATAACAAAAACTTTAATAATAAACACCAGATCGATCTGCTGGCCGGTCAGGAAATTTATATGCTGAAAGGGAATTCTCAGAGCACTACTGTCAAGTGGATGCCTGTGGATCTTACACCGGAACAGGCATTTGCCGGTATTCAAAAGGCCACGCCGCCTACCGGACAAATACAGGATCCGCCTACTACCAGCGTGACCCAAAACAGGCTGATCTCATTTTTTGGCAGGGCCAATTATGGGTACAACAACAGGTACCTGGCCACACTCACCCTGCGCTATGATGGGTCTTCCCGGTTCAGTTATGAAAATGGTTTTGCTTCCTTCCCATCTATAGCGCTCGCATGGCGGGTGACACAGGAAAATTTCATGCGGAATATTCATTGGCTTTCTGACCTGAAACTACGCGCTACACTGGGTACTGCGGGTAATAACCGCATCTCGGAAGACCTGTTCAAAACCATGTATGGTACCAGCACCAGCTCCTATGCCTTTGATGAATCTGTGACTCCTGGTACTGCTCCTTTGTCTTTAGCAAATCCACGACTGAAATGGGAAACGACCGTATCCCGCAACCTCGGTCTGGACTTCGCTGTATTAGATAACCGGATCAGTGGTTCCGTGGATTATTATTACAACAATACCCGCGATCTCCTGCTGGCTGCCCAGATACCTCAGACAACCGGTTATAGCAGCCAGATCCAGAATGTAGGGAAGACACAAAATAAGGGACTGGAGCTACAGATAGCGGCGGTGGTGATCAATAAGAAAAAAATGAGTTACAATGTGTCTTTCAACATTGCGGCGAACAGAAATAAAATTGTGAGTCTGGGTACGGATCCTACCGGTGCTCCCTTGAAATCTTATTACGCCCAATCCGGTTGGGTAAATAGTCTGAACGACTTTCTCGTACAGGTAGGACAGCCAATCGGGCAGTTTTATGGCTATGTCACCGATGGTTATTACAAAATCGAAGATTTCAATTACGACGCCGGCACACAACATTATACACTGAAATCAGATGTGCCAAATACCAGCGCGGTAGCCCTTGGTAGCCGTGAAGTGCAACCCGGTGACCTCAAACTGAAGAAGCTGTCAAAAGATACTTCCAAAATCATTGGACTGAATGACAGACAGGTTTTGGGCAATGCCCAGCCGAAGTTCTTTGGTGGTTTTAACCAGCAGTTTACATGGAGGGGATTTGACGTCAGTGTTTTTGTCAACTTCTCTTATGGCAACAAGGTATACAATGCGAATAAGATCGAATTTACCACTACCTATCAATACAAAGACAACAACCTGATCAGGGAGATGAAAGATGCGTGGAAATGGTATGGCGACAATGGTGCACTGGTAACAGATCCGGATCAGTTGCAGGCGTTGAACAAAGATACTAA is a genomic window of Chitinophaga sp. LS1 containing:
- a CDS encoding TonB-dependent receptor — its product is MKGLIFFMTILLGCMEVFAQSYQISGTVTSKESGDKLPGVTIRIKNTNTGTQTDADGQFHLKVPNGQTVSLVLTYVGYQTLTVNASPSNTVKAQLQLANNNMNEVVVVGYGTVSKGNFTGAASSLNAQKELKDVPANTAAEALAGRLAGVQVTTTEGRPGADILIRVRGGGSITQDNSPLYIVDGIQVENALSLLSPQEIQSIDVLKDAASTAIYGARGANGVVIITTKGGKDMPTRVNYDGYMGVRSIVNELPVLSPYDYVKYQYKLYNYQTDDDTKNAFRDKYGRWEDLELYKQVPATDWQDEVFGRNATNNTHVVTVTGGSKTSSFNLTLNNTSEQGIMLESGYRRTMAAFRFDHTASKRLKVGITTRYSRQRVDGVGTSNTGSQGTNRLRNAVRYKPFIAPGDEDVVDVFDPEYANLTNLTNPVLLAHNELKYDYRNDANLNGYLNFTILDGLTFRSTVGFTSTGTRTNTYNGYVTSVARSNADMPVVTIATGETTTLTNSNTLSYNKNFNNKHQIDLLAGQEIYMLKGNSQSTTVKWMPVDLTPEQAFAGIQKATPPTGQIQDPPTTSVTQNRLISFFGRANYGYNNRYLATLTLRYDGSSRFSYENGFASFPSIALAWRVTQENFMRNIHWLSDLKLRATLGTAGNNRISEDLFKTMYGTSTSSYAFDESVTPGTAPLSLANPRLKWETTVSRNLGLDFAVLDNRISGSVDYYYNNTRDLLLAAQIPQTTGYSSQIQNVGKTQNKGLELQIAAVVINKKKMSYNVSFNIAANRNKIVSLGTDPTGAPLKSYYAQSGWVNSLNDFLVQVGQPIGQFYGYVTDGYYKIEDFNYDAGTQHYTLKSDVPNTSAVALGSREVQPGDLKLKKLSKDTSKIIGLNDRQVLGNAQPKFFGGFNQQFTWRGFDVSVFVNFSYGNKVYNANKIEFTTTYQYKDNNLIREMKDAWKWYGDNGALVTDPDQLQALNKDTKYWSAPAGNYFLHSFAIEDGSFIRISNLTIGYSLPATLLKRTHVFSRFRVYATVNNLYTFTKYTGYDPEANTRRSNPLTPGVDYAAYPRSRFILGGVNVSF